A genome region from Drosophila simulans strain w501 chromosome 2R, Prin_Dsim_3.1, whole genome shotgun sequence includes the following:
- the LOC6733706 gene encoding dynein axonemal light chain 1 isoform X2, which translates to MSTNMIEKIFGLSGMKCLKVLSLSRNYIKQISGLEAVAETLEELWLSYNLIEKIKGLTGLKCLKVLYISNNLIKDWSEFNRLAEIESLEDLVVVGNPLSEGLDEPTWRAECIKRLPTIRKLDGEPVVLNEEPQL; encoded by the exons ATGTCCACGAATATGATTGAGAAGATATTCGGCTTATCGGGCATGAAGTGCCTCAAGGTTTTGTCCTTATCACGAAACTACATTAAGCAGATATCCGGACTG GAGGCGGTGGCTGAAACTCTGGAGGAGCTGTGGCTCAGCTACAACCTAATCGAGAAAATTAAGGGTTTGACTGGTCTGAAATGCCTAAAGGTGCTCTATATAAGCAACAATTTGATCAAGGACTGGTCGGAATTCAATCGCCTGGCCGAGATCGAATCTCTCGAAGATCTAGTGGTGGTGGGCAATCCCCTATCCGAGGGATTGGACGAGCCCACTTGGCGGGCGGAGTGCATCAAGAGGCTGCCCACCATCCGCAAACTGGACGGAGAACCAGTCGTGCTCAACGAGGAGCCGCAGCTTTAA
- the LOC6733706 gene encoding dynein axonemal light chain 1 isoform X1 produces the protein MSKATTIKEALKRWEEREQQNSLTAKVIDLQFQWPPIEKMDSTLGTLVQCERISMSTNMIEKIFGLSGMKCLKVLSLSRNYIKQISGLEAVAETLEELWLSYNLIEKIKGLTGLKCLKVLYISNNLIKDWSEFNRLAEIESLEDLVVVGNPLSEGLDEPTWRAECIKRLPTIRKLDGEPVVLNEEPQL, from the exons ATGTCCAAAGCCACCACAATTAAGGAGGCTCTGAAGCGCTGGgaggagcgggagcagcaaAATTCCCTGACTGCCAAGGTTATTGATCTGCAGTTCCAGTGGCCACCCATCGAGAAAATGGACAGCACATTGGGTACGCTGGTGCAGTGCGA GAGAATCAGTATGTCCACGAATATGATTGAGAAGATATTCGGCTTATCGGGCATGAAGTGCCTCAAGGTTTTGTCCTTATCACGAAACTACATTAAGCAGATATCCGGACTG GAGGCGGTGGCTGAAACTCTGGAGGAGCTGTGGCTCAGCTACAACCTAATCGAGAAAATTAAGGGTTTGACTGGTCTGAAATGCCTAAAGGTGCTCTATATAAGCAACAATTTGATCAAGGACTGGTCGGAATTCAATCGCCTGGCCGAGATCGAATCTCTCGAAGATCTAGTGGTGGTGGGCAATCCCCTATCCGAGGGATTGGACGAGCCCACTTGGCGGGCGGAGTGCATCAAGAGGCTGCCCACCATCCGCAAACTGGACGGAGAACCAGTCGTGCTCAACGAGGAGCCGCAGCTTTAA
- the LOC6733707 gene encoding nucleolar GTP-binding protein 1, with protein MSLYNFKKIMVVPPAKDFIDIMLSKTQRKTPTVVHKGYKISRIRAFYTRKVKYTQQNFHDRLSQIIQDFPKLDDVHPFYADLMNVLYDKDHYKLALGQLNTARHLVDNVAKDYVRLLKYGDSLYRCKQLKKAALGRMATIMKRQASNLTYLEQVRQHLSRLPTIDPYSRTIIICGFPNVGKSSFINKITRADVEVQPYAFTTKSLYVGHTDYKYLRWQVIDTPGILDHPLEERNVIEMQAITALAHLRACVLYFMDISEQCGHSLEEQVKLFESIKPLFTNKPLILAINKIDILTPEDLPEERRAIITKLQEDKNIPVMLMSTVQETGVMEVKTEACERLLSYRVDQKMRTKKVDNILNRLHVAMPAPRDDKLRSPCIPEKASARLLQNADKAERKRKLEKEIEEEMGDDYTLDLKKNYSEIPDEERYDIIPEFWQGHNIADYIDADIFDKLEELEREEGLREESGVYTVPDMTMDETLKEIREIAKQIRGKRFELRDEKRLSSRKNKPVIPRNKQPKVRDRSVQKLVSTMEGLGVDMSGSENANFTKSVVDLRRGQVAVGSKKVPMQPLLDKESSAVVRKTGMPLKRAPSRDTLGIKNLAIRKKAQIMAKRDIAKKVTSRGLKGEADRFIGTKMPKHLFSGKRGNGKTDRR; from the exons ATGAGTCTGTACAACTTCAAAAAGATCATGGTGGTTCCGCCAGCAAAG GACTTCATCGACATTATGCTGTCGAAGACACAGCGCAAGACCCCGACGGTGGTCCACAAGGGCTACAAGATATCCAGAATCCGGGCGTTCTACACGCGCAAGGTGAAGTACACGCAGCAGAACTTCCACGATCGCTTGTCGCAGATCATTCAGGACTTCCCCAAGCTGGACGACGTGCATCCTTTCTACGCCGACTTGATGAACGTGCTGTACGACAAGGATCATTACAAGCTGGCGCTGGGTCAGCTCAACACCGCCAGGCATTTGGTGGACAA TGTGGCCAAGGACTACGTGCGCCTGCTGAAGTACGGTGACTCGCTGTATCGCTGCAAGCAGTTGAAGAAAGCTGCCCTGGGTCGCATGGCCACCATTATGAAGCGACAGGCCTCCAACCTGACGTATCTGGAGCAAGTGCGCCAACATCTCTCGCGTCTGCCCACCATTGATCCCTATTCGCGTACCATCATCATCTGCGGTTTCCCCAACGTGGGCAAGTCCTCGTTCATCAACAAGATCACCCGCGCCGATGTGGAGGTGCAGCCCTACGCCTTCACCACCAAATCCCTGTACGTGGGACACACAGACTACAAATACCTGCGCTGGCAGGTCATTGACACACCCGGCATCCTGGATCATCCCCTGGAAGAGCGCAATGTGATCGAAATGCAAGCCATCACTGCCTTGGCTCATCTGCGCGCCTGCGTCCTGTACTTCATGGACATCTCCGAGCAGTGCGGACACTCCTTGGAGGAACAGGTCAAGCTGTTCGAGAGCATCAAGCctttgtttacaaacaaacCCCTCATCCTGGCCATCAACAAGATCGATATTCTAACACCAGAGGATCTGCCAGAGGAGCGACGGGCGATTATCACCAAGCTGCAGGAGGACAAGAACATTCCCGTAATGCTCATGTCCACCGTACAGGAAACCGGTGTCATGGAGGTGAAAACTGAGGCCTGTGAGCGTTTGCTCTCGTACCGTGTGGACCAGAAGATGCGCACGAAGAAGGTGGACAACATCCTGAACCGCTTGCATGTGGCCATGCCAGCGCCGCGAGATGACAAACTTCGTTCACCCTGCATCCCAGAAAAGGCCTCGGCGCGCCTGCTACAGAATGCCGACAAGGCAGAGCGCAAGCGCAAGCTGGAGAAGGAGATCGAGGAGGAGATGGGCGACGACTACACGCTGGACCTCAAGAAGAACTACAGCGAAATCCCCGACGAGGAGCGCTACGACATTATTCCAGAGTTCTGGCAGGGTCACAACATTGCCGACTACATCGATGCCGACATCTTCGacaagctggaggagctggagcgcGAGGAGGGACTGCGGGAGGAGAGCGGCGTCTACACAGTGCCCGATATGACCATGGACGAGACGCTCAAGGAGATCCGCGAGATAGCCAAGCAAATCCGTGGCAAGCGCTTCGAGCTGCGCGACGAAAAGCGACTGTCGTCGCGAAAGAACAAGCCAGTCATCCCACGAAACAAGCAGCCCAAGGTGCGCGACCGTTCCGTACAGAAGCTGGTGTCGACGATGGAGGGCCTCGGTGTGGACATGTCCGGCAGCGAGAACGCCAACTTCACCAAGTCCGTGGTGGATCTGCGTCGTGGCCAGGTGGCAGTTGGCTCCAAGAAGGTGCCCATGCAGCCGCTGCTCGACAAGGAGTCCTCTGCGGTGGTCAGGAAGACTGGTATGCCTCTGAAGCGGGCGCCGTCGCGCGACACACTGGGCATCAAGAACTTGGCCATTCGCAAGAAGGCACAGATTATGGCCAAGCGGGATATTGCCAAGAAGGTCACAAGCAGGGGTCTCAAGGGCGAGGCGGATCGCTTCATCGGCACCAAGATGCCGAAGCATTTGTTCTCCGGCAAGCGTGGAAATGGCAAGACGGATCGCCGTTAA
- the LOC6733708 gene encoding protein lethal(2)k10201: MDSEAAGAFLSREQIIGILSEVPAGFIKPTDPPAPSLPPFKKLGVLVDIDDIVGEHDAAAARIRDNMDKEQSYSCVECRKLLPTAHLLDLHITEQHDCYFAASVERGDKPMFSCFLEECTVKFHSARQRKDHCIITHKLPANYRFDHSKNSGKQKHQAKSKPNSMEVDEVTEETKSLPYVKAFSFGHQTHRSFYTRKDQKSGETLDNVQAMKEAINDILD; this comes from the coding sequence ATGGATTCGGAAGCTGCGGGAGCATTCCTCTCCAGAGAGCAAATCATAGGGATACTGAGCGAAGTGCCAGCGGGATTCATAAAGCCCACGGATCCGCCCGCACCAAGTTTGCCGCCCTTCAAAAAGCTCGGCGTTCTCGTGGACATCGATGACATCGTGGGCGAGCACGATGCGGCGGCAGCTAGGATCAGGGACAACATGGATAAGGAGCAGAGCTACAGCTGCGTAGAATGCCGAAAATTGCTGCCCACTGCCCATTTACTGGACCTGCACATCACCGAACAGCACGATTGCTATTTTGCCGCCAGCGTGGAGCGCGGTGACAAGCCCATGTTTTCCTGCTTTCTGGAGGAGTGCACCGTCAAGTTTCATAGTGCCCGGCAGCGCAAGGACCACTGCATCATAACGCACAAGCTTCCGGCGAACTATCGCTTTGATCATAGCAAGAATAGTGGCAAACAGAAGCAtcaagccaaaagcaaacccAACTCCATGGAGGTGGACGAGGTGACAGAGGAAACTAAAAGTTTGCCCTACGTCAAGGCCTTCAGCTTTGGACACCAAACGCACAGGAGTTTCTACACCCGCAAGGATCAGAAATCTGGCGAAACCCTGGACAATGTCCAGGCCATGAAGGAGGCCATTAACGACATCCTCGATTAG
- the LOC6733709 gene encoding dolichyl-diphosphooligosaccharide--protein glycosyltransferase subunit 4 — protein MITDMQLAIFSNVLGVFLFLLVVAYHYINANTGKPSAKAK, from the exons ATGATCACCGACATGCAACTGGCCATTTTCTCCAACGTTCTGGGCGTGTTTCTGTTCCTGCTGGTGGTTGCCTACCATTATATTAATGCCAATACCGGAAA GCCCAGCGCCAAGGCAAAATGA
- the LOC6733710 gene encoding putative phosphatidate phosphatase isoform X1, with the protein MSNETSASETTPLRRPENETPDHKELAQSNSNSRQTTVNSNNNNYSDSVQVRLQEQDRDSDSEQQQRTATIAMDTNKRILCRVGLDVLILLCAGFPILLFFLLGEPYKRGFFCDDESLKHPFHESTVRNWMLYFIGAVIPVGVILIVEVIISQNKAKQDNGNATSRRYVFMNYELPDWMIECYKKVGIYAFGAVLSQLTTDIAKYSIGRLRPHFIAVCQPQMPDGTTCADAINAGKYIQEFTCKGVGSSARMLKEMRLSFPSGHSSFTFFAMVYLALYLQARMTWRGSKLLRHLLQFLFIMVAWYTALSRVSDYKHHWSDVLAGSLIGSICALVVANYVSDLFQKPNTKPYLARTVQDINASPAQAITITTN; encoded by the exons atgagtAACGAAACGTCGGCGAGCGAGACAACACCGCTGCGGCGGCCGGAAAACGAAACACCTGACCATAAAGAACTGGCCCAAAGTAACAGCAACAGTCGACAAACAACGGttaatagcaacaacaataactacAGTGACTCGGTGCAAGTGCGTCTGCAGGAGCAGGACAGAGATAGCGACagcgagcaacaacaacgaactGCCACCATCGCCATGGATACCAACAAAAGAATCCTCTGCCGCGTGGGCTTGGATGTATTAATCTTGCTCTGCG CTGGCTTTCCCATACTGCTGTTTTTCCTGCTGGGCGAGCCGTACAAGCGGGGCTTCTTCTGCGATGACGAGTCGCTGAAGCACCCGTTCCACGAATCCACGGTCCGGAATTGGATGCTATACTTCATCGGAGCTGTGATACCAGTCGGCGTG ATACTCATCGTGGAGGTCATCATTTCACAGAACAAGGCCAAGCAGGATAATGGCAATGCCACCAGTCGAAGGTACGTCTTCATGAACTACGAACTGCCCGACTGGATGATCGAGTGCTACAAGAAGGTCGGCATCTACGCCTTCGGCGCTGTGCTCAGCCAGCTGACCACGGATATAGCCAAGTACTCCATCGGCCGACTGCGTCCCCATTTCATTGCG GTGTGCCAGCCCCAGATGCCCGACGGCACCACCTGCGCCGATGCCATCAATGCGGGGAAATACATCCAGGAGTTCACGTGCAAGGGAGTTGGATCGTCGGCGCGCATGCTTAAAGAGATGCGCCTCTCCTTCCCCAGCGGCCACTCCAGCTTCACCTTCTTCGCCATGGTCTATCTGGCG CTCTACCTGCAGGCTCGCATGACCTGGCGGGGCTCCAAGCTGCTGCGTCACCTTCTCCAGTTCCTGTTCATCATGGTGGCCTGGTACACAGCCCTAAGCCGCGTATCGGACTACAAGCACCACTGGTCCGATGTGCTGGCAGGATCGCTTATTGGCTCCATATGCGCCTTGGTCGTG GCCAACTATGTCTCCGACTTGTTTCAAAAGCCCAACACGAAGCCCTATTTGGCGCGTACAGTGCAAGACATTAATGCATCGCCGGCCCAGGCCATAACGATTACTACAAACTAA
- the LOC6733710 gene encoding putative phosphatidate phosphatase isoform X2, with protein sequence MSNETSASETTPLRRPENETPDHKELAQSNSNSRQTTVNSNNNNYSDSVQVRLQEQDRDSDSEQQQRTATIAMDTNKRILCRVGLDVLILLCAGFPILLFFLLGEPYKRGFFCDDESLKHPFHESTVRNWMLYFIGAVIPVGVILIVEVIISQNKAKQDNGNATSRRYVFMNYELPDWMIECYKKVGIYAFGAVLSQLTTDIAKYSIGRLRPHFIAVCQPQMPDGTTCADAINAGKYIQEFTCKGVGSSARMLKEMRLSFPSGHSSFTFFAMVYLALYLQARMTWRGSKLLRHLLQFLFIMVAWYTALSRVSDYKHHWSDVLAGSLIGSICALVVSYGLPKSWFNFQTVWPAKSKAK encoded by the exons atgagtAACGAAACGTCGGCGAGCGAGACAACACCGCTGCGGCGGCCGGAAAACGAAACACCTGACCATAAAGAACTGGCCCAAAGTAACAGCAACAGTCGACAAACAACGGttaatagcaacaacaataactacAGTGACTCGGTGCAAGTGCGTCTGCAGGAGCAGGACAGAGATAGCGACagcgagcaacaacaacgaactGCCACCATCGCCATGGATACCAACAAAAGAATCCTCTGCCGCGTGGGCTTGGATGTATTAATCTTGCTCTGCG CTGGCTTTCCCATACTGCTGTTTTTCCTGCTGGGCGAGCCGTACAAGCGGGGCTTCTTCTGCGATGACGAGTCGCTGAAGCACCCGTTCCACGAATCCACGGTCCGGAATTGGATGCTATACTTCATCGGAGCTGTGATACCAGTCGGCGTG ATACTCATCGTGGAGGTCATCATTTCACAGAACAAGGCCAAGCAGGATAATGGCAATGCCACCAGTCGAAGGTACGTCTTCATGAACTACGAACTGCCCGACTGGATGATCGAGTGCTACAAGAAGGTCGGCATCTACGCCTTCGGCGCTGTGCTCAGCCAGCTGACCACGGATATAGCCAAGTACTCCATCGGCCGACTGCGTCCCCATTTCATTGCG GTGTGCCAGCCCCAGATGCCCGACGGCACCACCTGCGCCGATGCCATCAATGCGGGGAAATACATCCAGGAGTTCACGTGCAAGGGAGTTGGATCGTCGGCGCGCATGCTTAAAGAGATGCGCCTCTCCTTCCCCAGCGGCCACTCCAGCTTCACCTTCTTCGCCATGGTCTATCTGGCG CTCTACCTGCAGGCTCGCATGACCTGGCGGGGCTCCAAGCTGCTGCGTCACCTTCTCCAGTTCCTGTTCATCATGGTGGCCTGGTACACAGCCCTAAGCCGCGTATCGGACTACAAGCACCACTGGTCCGATGTGCTGGCAGGATCGCTTATTGGCTCCATATGCGCCTTGGTCGTG AGCTACGGTTTGCCCAAGAGTTGGTTCAACTTTCAAACAGTTTGGCCCGCCAAGAGCAAGGCCAAGTAG
- the LOC6733711 gene encoding putative phosphatidate phosphatase, producing MSTLRPASVCDTTPLQRFESQSSSGEEPSSPTASSILAAASGANHNNNNNVKLDLQLPNFVGSSRSQGPLYAVPSNKKPPLRGPRQIFGRILMDLCLLSCVGLPMLGFSLWGEAFKRGFFCDDSSLKHPYRDSTMPSWILYSMCGVLPLSVMLVVEFFRGQDKRLHSPFPKSTMCSGYHLCHLELPTWLVECYHRMGIFIFGLGVEQLSTNIAKYSIGRLRPHFYTLCQPVMDDGTTCSDPINAARYIEEFTCAAVDITSKQLKDMRLSFPSGHASFACYSMLYLVIYLHRRMHWKQLRMLCHLLQFLLLMFAWYTALTRVSDYKHHWSDVLAGSGIGLTYAVVVTSTMW from the exons ATGAGCACCCTGCGACCCGCCAGCGTTTGCGATACCACGCCGCTCCAGAGATTCGAGAGCCAGAGCAGCAGCGGTGAAGAGCCTTCTTCGCCGACGGCTTCCAGTATTTTAGCCGCCGCTTCAGGCGccaatcacaacaacaacaacaatgtgaAACTTGACCTACAGCTGCCCAACTTCGTTGGCAGCTCGCGTAGTCAGGGCCCACTGTACGCGGTACCTAGCAACAAAAAGCCACCGCTGCGTGGACCACGACAAATCTTCGGAAGGATCCTCATGGACCTCTGTTTGCTCAGCTGCG TTGGTCTACCTATGCTGGGATTCTCGCTTTGGGGCGAAGCGTTCAAACGCGGATTCTTCTGCGATGATTCCTCCTTGAAGCATCCGTATCGAGACTCCACCATGCCCAGTTGGATTCTCTACTCGATGTGTGGCGTCTTGCCACTTTCTGTG ATGCTTGTGGTGGAGTTCTTTAGGGGCCAGGACAAGCGATTGCACAGTCCCTTTCCGAAGAGCACGATGTGCAGTGGCTATCATCTGTGCCACTTGGAGCTGCCCACTTGGCTGGTGGAGTGCTACCACCGGATGGGTATCTTTATCTTCGGACTGGGCGTAGAGCAGCTATCCACGAACATCGCCAAGTATTCCATCGGACGGCTGAGACCTCACTTCTACACA CTCTGTCAGCCCGTCATGGATGATGGCACCACTTGCAGTGATCCCATAAACGCTGCTCGTTACATCGAGGAGTTCACCTGTGCGGCGGTGGACATCACTTCGAAGCAGCTGAAGGACATGCGCCTGTCCTTTCCCAGTGGACATGCCAGCTTCGCCTGCTACTCCATGCTCTACTTGGTG ATTTACCTACATCGTAGAATGCACTGGAAGCAGCTGAGAATGCTGTGCCACCTGCTCCAGTTCCTGCTGCTCATGTTCGCCTGGTATACGGCTCTCACCAGAGTTTCCGACTACAAGCACCACTGGTCCGATGTCTTGGCAGGATCTGGCATCGGGCTGACCTACGCAGTCGTCGTG ACTTCGACTATGTGGTAG
- the LOC6733712 gene encoding cilia- and flagella-associated protein 53: MDVVEFLTRTDRRNLKSQIGFQVAQKMREWHADVDNRRWNLCLLLQKEALEADEQIAEVLQEQADEADRKRHEWIEMERLKREEAELELIKVKKQQREIENSEAHRHMLTKEILLESKQAQLHQIEEKKELKRRQACVEILWQRVWQRLDESKAQQEQYELKLRHLIENRCQAHNLDTDREQKAQFAKEVLADQRECSQALELAAEMDVLKKQQDLKKLRDKRRQQLTDLQDQIQRNLTISARQAQANIREDVGYNILEDRQIYEELMEKRCARTHNRDWHQQYMTHTATERAARREEDLARDRKYLGTGCVLGQQPKQPYGKEVR; the protein is encoded by the exons ATGGATGTTGTGGAATTTCTCACACGAACCGATAGGCGCAATCTAAAATCTCAAATAGGTTTCCAGGTGGCGCAAAAGATGCGCGAATGGCACGCGGATGTGGACAACCGGCGTTGGAACCTCTGTCTTCTCCTCCAAAAGGAGGCCTTGGAGGCGGATGAGCAGATTGCAGAAGTGCTGCAGGAGCAGGCGGATGAAGCGGATCGAAAGCGACACGAGTGGATCGAAATGGAGCGGCTGAAGCGGGAGGAGGCCGAACTGGAACTGATCAAAGTAAAGAAGCAGCAAAGGGAGAT TGAAAACTCCGAGGCCCATCGTCACATGCTAACCAAGGAGATCCTGTTGGAGTCCAAGCAAGCTCAACTCCATCAAATCGAGGAGAAAAAGGAGCTCAAACGCCGCCAGGCCTGTGTGGAGATTCTTTGGCAGCGCGTCTGGCAGAGATTGGACGAAAGTAAGGCCCAGCAGGAGCAGTATGAGCTGAAACTGCGCCACTTGATTGAAAACAGGTGCCAAGCCCACAATCTGGACACCGATCGGGAGCAGAAGGCCCAGTTCGCCAAGGAGGTGTTAGCAGACCAGCGGGAGTGTTCCCAGGC CCTGGAACTAGCTGCGGAAATGGATGTGCTCAAGAAACAACAAGATCTGAAGAAGCTGAGAGATAAACGACGCCAGCAGCTCACTGACCTGCAGGATCAGATCCAACGGAATCTCACCATCAGCGCCCGGCAAGCACAGGCCAATATCCGTGAGGATGTGGGCTACAACATTCTCGAAGACCGCCAGATTTACGAGGAGCTCATGGAGAAGCGTTGCGCCAGG ACGCACAATCGCGATTGGCATCAGCAGTACATGACGCACACGGCTACGGAGCGAGCCGCTCGCAGGGAAGAGGATCTGGCGCGGGATCGGAAATACCTGGGCACTGGGTGTGTGCTCGGCCAGCAGCCGAAGCAGCCGTACGGCAAGGAAGTGCGCTAG
- the LOC6733713 gene encoding protein preli-like, which yields MVVAASTCRTETVFDYSWMNVVVAYWNRYPNPSSTHVLTEDTIQREVRDGKLFSRRLLSKTNPVPKWGARFYNNVPVKIVEDSVLDPVKKTFTTFTRNLGMTKIMKVDEIVVYSEQKDGSTLAVRRAYISSQVFGFSRAIRAFGIERFKANGNKASNGFNYVLRRMFPDSLVGGGHHQHVVTTTSPAGELPATTTTVSTTNGSLNNQGALKSAAKVGYEFFKSHASKIAQLFSVKN from the exons ATGGTCGTCGCAGCATCCACCTGCCGCACGGAGACAGTCTTCGATTACAGCTGGATGAACGTGGTGGTCGCCTACTGGAACCGCTACCCGAATCCCTCCAGCACCCACGTCCTCACCGAGGACACCATTCAGCGTGAGGTGCGCGATGGCAAGCTCTTCTCGCGACGGCTGCTCTCCAAGACGAATCCGGTGCCCAAGTGGGGAGCCCGCTTCTACAACAATGTGCCGGTCAAGATTGTTGAGGACTCCGTGCTGGACCCGGTCAAAAAGACATTCACCACATTCACCAGGAACCTGGGAATGACCAAGATAATG aaaGTTGATGAAATCGTCGTCTACAGCGAGCAGAAGGACGGCAGTACTCTGGCCGTGCGAAGAGCATACATCAGTTCGCAGGTGTTCGGATTCTCGCGGGCCATTCGCGCCTTCGGCATCGAACGGTTTAAGGCCAATGGCAACAAGGCCTCCAATGGATTCAACTACGTGCTGCGGCGCATGTTTCCGGACAGCTTGGTGGGTGGAGGACATCATCAGCACGTGGTGACGACGACTTCGCCAGCTGGAGAACTTCCTGCAACGACCACCACCGTATCCACAACAAACGGCAGTCTCAACAACCAAGGAGCTCTCAAGAGCGCCGCAAAAGTGGGCTACGAGTTCTTCAAGAGTCATGCCTCCAAGATTGCGCAACTGTTTTCTGTCAAGAACTGA